Within Citrus sinensis cultivar Valencia sweet orange chromosome 1, DVS_A1.0, whole genome shotgun sequence, the genomic segment tgaattacaacccTCTAGATGGGACAAAAATACTCCCATCTTCAGAACTCAAAACCCAGTTCCCAAATTTGTTTAGGAGAAAGAAATCAGTTCTCtgaattaaaatgatagaGCATAATTGATCCCAGAACCATTAACTTGTAGCAACTGCCTGCTCTTGAAGTGCAAGAGGAAGAGCCGGTCTCCAAGTTGTGCCCACTGGACTGTCCATAAGAGCAATACCCACAGCAGCTAAATCTTTCCTAATTGCATCAGATTTTTcatattctttgttttttcttgCCACAGTCCGATCTTCAATTCTTTGCAAAACTTGATCTTCGGTTAAATCAGCACGCTTTAATGCCTTTTCCCTGAGCTGCAGCAAAACCTGAAGCATGAAATATTTGATGATCAGTCTGGTAGCCTACAGGTAAAAAAACTGCATTCACTTTCAATagtattcaaaatttgaaatttactaGGAAAATACAAGAACATACATCAAACAAGATAAAGCAAATGCATATAATAGTAGAGGCTACCATACTTCAAATCAAGTCATGCATAATACTTCTCAAATATTTGGGCAGAGGAAAACAATTTACACCAAATATCTTGCTCCAGTGAAATAGAGAAGGCAGCATCAAATATCAAGTTTTACCTCAGAGTAACCTGTCGACATCAATCCTAAGACAGTTAGAACATTCCTGATTGTCTTTTCCAAAGCTGCAAGAGATTCTAGTCGCATTGCTTGCTTCTTCCCCTGCAGAAGTCATTCATTCAGTTATCAACAGCAGAAGagaacaaaatagaaaaatgttAACCATTAGTTCCAGCCTTGGTGAGAAACAGGATGTAATTAGAGCTGAATGGTAAGAATTCCAAATTTGTACTAAATTGACTACAAGGACTAGCAACCCACTCACCCAGAGAATCTATGCAAGATCCTTTCATTTGTTCTTCCCAGATTGATTAAATGACTAATGTGAAAACAAATCCAAACATAACATCACACCAGATCTAGCCATTACAGTTTCTGACAACTCTTTTACCAAAATCTACCTAAGATAATTGATAAGCAGATCCATTTTGTACTGATTTATGTTGTGTATCTACCTTCCGAGTATGTAGCAGATCATTGATGGTTTTCAATGGGTCAGATAATGCAGCCAAAACAACAGTAGTGTGAAGATCATCTGGCATTGAGGCCAGGAAATCATTATGGAATTTGTTGATGCTAGTGACAGTGTCAGGAGGGATCGAATCCTTCAATGCAGCTGCATCAAGCAGGCTCAGAGCTTTTTCGCAATCATGTAATGTCTGTAACCATCGAATCACATGAAATTACACATTTCTTCAATTGAATAAAACACAAGagcaatataatatataaaggTCATCTTAAGCAGACTGATGGCCATACAATTGTAATTGACAGTGTATAGATGgtgtagagagagagagaaagagagagagagagagagttgtaATACCTGATAGATGTAGAAAATACGTTCAGAAGCACTTTCAAGTTGTACAACAGAATAGTTAATGGGAGATCGATAGTGGGTCCCAATTAAGAAAAGTCTCAAAGCTAGTGGATGGTAAAGTTCCATAACCTGGGAAAGGGttaaaaatatcacaacaaACTACTTGCTACATATTAAAACTTTCCATGGATACAAAAGTGAAGTactcaaagaaaaaaattgtatctCCTTTTCCCCTTTCTTTCTGTCACATACAGAAAGTACTCATAGTAGAGTTGTAACATCTGGTGCCAGTAGATTAAAAGACTAAAATTCATGACTGTGTACCAGCTGGAATACTTACCTGCCGGATTGTGAAGAAGTTTCCAAGGGATTTGGACATCTTCTCAGAGTCAATGGTTACGAACCCGTTATGTATCCAATAGCTTATATGACTATTGTTACATGCAGCACAACTCTGagcaatttcattttcatggtGGGGAAACACAAGGTCCATCCCTCCACCGTGTATGTCAAAAGAGTGACCTAGATAAGCAGCACTCATGGCACTGCACTCAATATGCCATCCAGGTCTTCCGGGACCCCATGGACTCTCCCAAAAGGGCTCCCCCTCCTTTGCAGACTGTAAAATAATGAGGACAAAGGAACTGTagtaagtataaaataaacttgGACATGtgtgaaaaggaaaaacaatcTTTGCCATATTGCAAATAACAAACTTGATACCCTTGCTTGAAGATGAAAAGACAAAGTCAATCTTAATTCACAAACCCATGCAATCATGAAAAAATGAATGGCTAGAAACCATACAAATATGAGACCCTGACTGACAAACCATATCTTGCTTATGCTAGAACGAATTAAGACTACTAACAAGCCAGCCATTTTACAACATAATTCGCAAGCACTCTGGTTGACGCTGTGATCTCCAGCAATTTTATGTTATGTGTACACAAAGCAATACCAAATTCTTCCAGACTTACCTTCCACAAAGCAAAATCAGCAGGATTTTTCTTTCTCGAGTCCACGGCAACCCGCTCGCCAGCTCGATTATCTTCTAACTTTCTCCCAGACAATTGTCCATATTCTGGGAATTTGTCTACAGAGAAGTAAACATCTCCATCAACTCTATAAGCAAACCCATTATCCAGAATCTGCCATGCCACCAAATTAATATTCAGAACATCACAGGCATCACAATGTAACTCATCCCAGGATTTCAAGAAATGGGCGTGGTGCATGCAACAAGAGAAGGAAGAGATTATGGAATTTTAATAGACAAAAATGCCAGTTCCGAGGCAGCATTTGCAAATTGTAAAGTTggaaaaatgtgaaaaatgcaagataaaataattctcTATGAACTTTAACAGCCAAAATTCCATCATCATCGGTAGGAGTACCTGTGTGATCATATCGATGATATGGGGCATGTGATCTGAAACACGAGGTTCTACAGATGGAGGCAAGCAATGAAGATCAACCATATCTTGGTGGAACTCCTCACAGTATCGTCTACTCAAACTTATCGGATCTTCCCCCAATTCATTCGCCCGAGCAATTATCTACAGAATTTGAAAAGTGCAGACTAAGGTATCCTGTCATACCAATATGAAAAACAGTTGGCATCCAGCACTTGTACCTCGATAACACCAAAACCTACTGCCCTCTCAAACAGAATATACATTTTTGCCACTATGCATCTAACCTTGTATAGTTATTGTAGAATGATATATTAGCAACCAAGTTAGTTGAATTCAGTTTAATATTAAACACTTACATGTCaatgcccaaaaaaaaaaaaaaaaaaaccaactgACCTTATCATCGACATCGGTGAAATTTCGAACATAACATACTTCATATCCCAAATGCCTAAGGTATCTGCCTAATTCCCAAACACAAGAATCCAATCAGCATAAAAAATTGGgctttaatcataaaaattccATCTTTATTCATAACAACGTaaataaaaacagagaaaaacAGAGACCTGTAAAGAACATCAAAGGTTACATAAACACGAGCATGACCAATATGGCTGAGATCGTAAGGAGTGACACCACAAACGTACATTCCAACTTTACCCTCAACTTTGGGCTTAACGAGCTCCCTTTTTCTACTCATAGTGTTGTAGAGCCACAGCTGGGTTGAGGCACTGGCCGGCTTATCGTCACCGTCAGTTTTGCCGTTGCTTTTATCGTCTATTACATTGGGTGATGAGTTTAGAGTGCTGAAGCAACGGAACACGCGTCTATTGTTTGGTTTGGGGGGTCTGAGTTGGAGGGTATGAAATGAGTTTATGAATGGAGAGAATTTTATTGAGGCTAAGGGCTTATAGCACTTGAGGGTTAGAATGAGACTGCCCATTTGCAGCTTCGAGCTTTTGTGTGCCCTGCGCAAGCTTTCtgttttctgttttattttgttgaaatcTACAACGTGAGAACAAGAGAAGAGAGGATTTTGGTAGAggtattatatcatttaagtaCTCcgatttttataaatttttgtatgaGACACAATTTGCCTAAGTTTTTCAAACACATCCCTGCCAGTGCTGCCTAGAACCTAGTGCTGGTGCAATTATGCCGTCGCCATTGCCAAGAACACGATCCGAAAACGACAAAGATCCCATAAGTCCTCTATTCCAGGCCAAGACAGCGGAAAGAAGTTCAA encodes:
- the LOC102608826 gene encoding cysteine--tRNA ligase, chloroplastic/mitochondrial isoform X3 yields the protein MGSLILTLKCYKPLASIKFSPFINSFHTLQLRPPKPNNRRVFRCFSTLNSSPNVIDDKSNGKTDGDDKPASASTQLWLYNTMSRKRELVKPKVEGKVGMYVCGVTPYDLSHIGHARVYVTFDVLYRYLRHLGYEVCYVRNFTDVDDKIIARANELGEDPISLSRRYCEEFHQDMVDLHCLPPSVEPRVSDHMPHIIDMITQILDNGFAYRVDGDVYFSVDKFPEYGQLSGRKLEDNRAGERVAVDSRKKNPADFALWKSAKEGEPFWESPWGPGRPGWHIECSAMSAAYLGHSFDIHGGGMDLVFPHHENEIAQSCAACNNSHISYWIHNGFVTIDSEKMSKSLGNFFTIRQVMELYHPLALRLFLIGTHYRSPINYSVVQLESASERIFYIYQTLHDCEKALSLLDAAALKDSIPPDTVTSINKFHNDFLASMPDDLHTTVVLAALSDPLKTINDLLHTRKGKKQAMRLESLAALEKTIRNVLTVLGLMSTGYSEATRLIIKYFMLQVLLQLREKALKRADLTEDQVLQRIEDRTVARKNKEYEKSDAIRKDLAAVGIALMDSPVGTTWRPALPLALQEQAVATS
- the LOC102608826 gene encoding cysteine--tRNA ligase, chloroplastic/mitochondrial isoform X4; this encodes MGSLILTLKCYKPLASIKFSPFINSFHTLQLRPPKPNNRRVFRCFSTLNSSPNVIDDKSNGKTDGDDKPASASTQLWLYNTMSRKRELVKPKVEGKVGMYVCGVTPYDLSHIGHARVYVTFDVLYRYLRHLGYEVCYVRNFTDVDDKIIARANELGEDPISLSRRYCEEFHQDMVDLHCLPPSVEPRVSDHMPHIIDMITQILDNGFAYRVDGDVYFSVDKFPEYGQLSGRKLEDNRAGERVAVDSRKKNPADFALWKSAKEGEPFWESPWGPGRPGWHIECSAMSAAYLGHSFDIHGGGMDLVFPHHENEIAQSCAACNNSHISYWIHNGFVTIDSEKMSKSLGNFFTIRQVMELYHPLALRLFLIGTHYRSPINYSVVQLESASERIFYIYQTLHDCEKALSLLDAAALKDSIPPDTVTSINKFHNDFLASMPDDLHTTVVLAALSDPLKTINDLLHTRKGKKQAMRLESLAALEKTIRNVLTVLGLMSTGYSEVLLQLREKALKRADLTEDQVLQRIEDRTVARKNKEYEKSDAIRKDLAAVGIALMDSPVGTTWRPALPLALQEQAVATS
- the LOC102608826 gene encoding cysteine--tRNA ligase, chloroplastic/mitochondrial isoform X2, coding for MGSLILTLKCYKPLASIKFSPFINSFHTLQLRPPKPNNRRVFRCFSTLNSSPNVIDDKSNGKTDGDDKPASASTQLWLYNTMSRKRELVKPKVEGKVGMYVCGVTPYDLSHIGHARVYVTFDVLYRYLRHLGYEVCYVRNFTDVDDKVRCIVAKMYILFERAVGFGVIEIIARANELGEDPISLSRRYCEEFHQDMVDLHCLPPSVEPRVSDHMPHIIDMITQILDNGFAYRVDGDVYFSVDKFPEYGQLSGRKLEDNRAGERVAVDSRKKNPADFALWKSAKEGEPFWESPWGPGRPGWHIECSAMSAAYLGHSFDIHGGGMDLVFPHHENEIAQSCAACNNSHISYWIHNGFVTIDSEKMSKSLGNFFTIRQVMELYHPLALRLFLIGTHYRSPINYSVVQLESASERIFYIYQTLHDCEKALSLLDAAALKDSIPPDTVTSINKFHNDFLASMPDDLHTTVVLAALSDPLKTINDLLHTRKGKKQAMRLESLAALEKTIRNVLTVLGLMSTGYSEVLLQLREKALKRADLTEDQVLQRIEDRTVARKNKEYEKSDAIRKDLAAVGIALMDSPVGTTWRPALPLALQEQAVATS
- the LOC102608826 gene encoding cysteine--tRNA ligase, chloroplastic/mitochondrial isoform X5, producing the protein MFFTGRYLRHLGYEVCYVRNFTDVDDKVRCIVAKMYILFERAVGFGVIEIIARANELGEDPISLSRRYCEEFHQDMVDLHCLPPSVEPRVSDHMPHIIDMITQILDNGFAYRVDGDVYFSVDKFPEYGQLSGRKLEDNRAGERVAVDSRKKNPADFALWKSAKEGEPFWESPWGPGRPGWHIECSAMSAAYLGHSFDIHGGGMDLVFPHHENEIAQSCAACNNSHISYWIHNGFVTIDSEKMSKSLGNFFTIRQVMELYHPLALRLFLIGTHYRSPINYSVVQLESASERIFYIYQTLHDCEKALSLLDAAALKDSIPPDTVTSINKFHNDFLASMPDDLHTTVVLAALSDPLKTINDLLHTRKGKKQAMRLESLAALEKTIRNVLTVLGLMSTGYSEATRLIIKYFMLQVLLQLREKALKRADLTEDQVLQRIEDRTVARKNKEYEKSDAIRKDLAAVGIALMDSPVGTTWRPALPLALQEQAVATS
- the LOC102608826 gene encoding cysteine--tRNA ligase, chloroplastic/mitochondrial isoform X1, which translates into the protein MGSLILTLKCYKPLASIKFSPFINSFHTLQLRPPKPNNRRVFRCFSTLNSSPNVIDDKSNGKTDGDDKPASASTQLWLYNTMSRKRELVKPKVEGKVGMYVCGVTPYDLSHIGHARVYVTFDVLYRYLRHLGYEVCYVRNFTDVDDKVRCIVAKMYILFERAVGFGVIEIIARANELGEDPISLSRRYCEEFHQDMVDLHCLPPSVEPRVSDHMPHIIDMITQILDNGFAYRVDGDVYFSVDKFPEYGQLSGRKLEDNRAGERVAVDSRKKNPADFALWKSAKEGEPFWESPWGPGRPGWHIECSAMSAAYLGHSFDIHGGGMDLVFPHHENEIAQSCAACNNSHISYWIHNGFVTIDSEKMSKSLGNFFTIRQVMELYHPLALRLFLIGTHYRSPINYSVVQLESASERIFYIYQTLHDCEKALSLLDAAALKDSIPPDTVTSINKFHNDFLASMPDDLHTTVVLAALSDPLKTINDLLHTRKGKKQAMRLESLAALEKTIRNVLTVLGLMSTGYSEATRLIIKYFMLQVLLQLREKALKRADLTEDQVLQRIEDRTVARKNKEYEKSDAIRKDLAAVGIALMDSPVGTTWRPALPLALQEQAVATS